A genome region from Hymenobacter tibetensis includes the following:
- a CDS encoding PstS family phosphate ABC transporter substrate-binding protein — MNRLLAHLRSFSFKLALTGTFLTVAACNRNPDANTGPDDDTSTSGRINISVDETFEPILKSHIDTFQQLYIYAHVTAAYKPEDDVAKDILTNKVRAVVLSRQLNANEKAQLEKQMLIPRTTHIATDGLAIILHPSNPDSLLTTAQLSAIFSGQKADWKQISGKGQSRDIDVVFDANRSSTTRYVQDSITRGAALSKRVFAAKSNPALLDYVATHPNAIGIIGANWISDRDDAAVQRFLKRVRIASISADANPKSVDDYYQPFQAYLALKKYPLRRELYIISREGRAGLGTGFASFVAGTKGQLIVLKSGLMPATGQTRIVNTSKK; from the coding sequence ATGAATAGATTACTTGCCCACCTGCGCTCTTTTTCTTTTAAACTGGCTTTGACAGGCACGTTTCTGACTGTGGCTGCTTGCAACCGGAACCCCGATGCAAACACAGGCCCTGATGATGATACTTCCACTAGTGGCCGAATCAATATCAGCGTCGACGAGACATTTGAGCCAATATTGAAGTCTCACATCGACACTTTCCAGCAATTATATATCTACGCTCACGTTACGGCGGCTTATAAGCCCGAAGATGACGTAGCCAAAGATATATTGACCAACAAAGTTCGGGCGGTAGTGCTGTCTCGCCAGTTGAATGCGAACGAGAAGGCACAGTTGGAAAAGCAGATGCTTATCCCACGCACCACACACATTGCTACTGATGGGTTGGCCATTATTTTGCACCCATCCAATCCTGACTCGCTTTTGACAACTGCGCAGCTAAGCGCTATTTTCTCGGGCCAGAAAGCTGACTGGAAGCAGATCAGTGGAAAAGGTCAATCCAGAGACATTGACGTTGTTTTTGATGCCAATAGATCTAGCACTACGCGCTACGTACAAGACTCTATTACGCGAGGTGCGGCCTTGTCTAAACGGGTCTTTGCTGCTAAATCGAACCCAGCGCTACTAGATTACGTTGCTACTCATCCGAACGCTATTGGTATAATTGGAGCCAATTGGATCAGCGACCGAGATGATGCGGCAGTACAGCGGTTTTTGAAGCGTGTACGCATAGCCAGTATCAGCGCCGACGCCAATCCGAAATCAGTTGACGATTACTATCAGCCATTTCAAGCATACTTAGCCCTAAAGAAGTATCCTTTGCGGCGCGAGCTCTACATCATAAGTCGCGAAGGTCGCGCTGGCCTTGGCACCGGTTTTGCATCTTTCGTAGCAGGTACCAAAGGACAACTCATCGTCTTGAAATCAGGATTGATGCCAGCCACCGGACAGACTCGAATCGTGAATACCTCGAAGAAGTAA
- a CDS encoding energy transducer TonB — protein MNTLDLRTASLDEMVFEGRNKMYGAYVLRRLYQRHLARALAIAVSLTLLLVSSPLVKAWLFPTLIEAAPIIPELPSIDLIRPPLLADPKPAGSQVQPAHAVVRPPAEIAPRVVPDNQAKPDVLPDKPTVTEAVVAEVDSPPGVIGSSTGKVGDAGTGVGKSDSGTAKAPAAPAPFITAEVMPEFMGGQEALQRYMQKNLHYPPLALRNNVAGRVYISFTVQADGSIADVQVLKGLGYGTDEEAARVVKNMPLWSPGKQNKHSVAVRYTMPITFRYE, from the coding sequence ATGAACACGCTCGACCTACGCACCGCCAGCCTCGATGAAATGGTTTTCGAGGGCCGAAACAAAATGTACGGAGCCTATGTGCTTCGTCGACTTTATCAGCGCCACCTAGCCAGAGCACTGGCTATTGCTGTGTCATTGACTCTGCTACTAGTATCTTCTCCGCTGGTGAAAGCCTGGCTTTTTCCAACACTGATAGAGGCTGCTCCTATTATTCCTGAACTCCCTTCCATAGACTTAATCCGTCCTCCCCTGTTGGCTGACCCAAAACCTGCAGGCAGTCAGGTTCAGCCTGCTCATGCCGTAGTGCGTCCGCCCGCTGAAATAGCTCCCAGAGTGGTTCCTGACAATCAAGCTAAACCGGATGTTTTGCCTGATAAGCCAACAGTAACAGAAGCTGTGGTAGCTGAAGTGGATAGTCCTCCCGGAGTAATTGGCTCATCAACTGGAAAAGTTGGGGATGCTGGCACAGGAGTCGGTAAATCCGATAGTGGAACAGCAAAGGCGCCTGCTGCTCCAGCTCCTTTTATCACGGCTGAAGTAATGCCAGAGTTTATGGGTGGTCAGGAAGCGTTGCAGCGCTACATGCAAAAAAACTTACATTATCCTCCTCTCGCCCTACGCAACAACGTCGCTGGCCGCGTGTATATATCCTTCACTGTGCAAGCCGACGGTTCTATTGCGGATGTGCAGGTGCTTAAAGGTCTCGGATATGGCACCGATGAAGAAGCAGCACGTGTAGTGAAGAACATGCCCCTCTGGAGCCCAGGCAAGCAAAACAAGCACTCCGTTGCGGTGCGTTACACCATGCCTATTACATTTCGCTACGAGTAG
- a CDS encoding ExbD/TolR family protein — protein sequence MPKVKPHRTNPSLDMTPMVDLAFLLVTFFMLTTKFAAEEVVVVDTPSSTSDIKLPESNIIRLLVDKDKRVFFGFESDKAKGLLLDKIAAKYSLSFDAKQKKNFGNLNSFGVPVQQLGSLLSMSTEQRKKVTQGGIPIDSLNNQLIDWVMEARKANQEAIAKPTFIAIKGDNNADVATVKKVIQILQDKNINRFNLITDLENKPVVSR from the coding sequence ATGCCTAAAGTAAAGCCCCATAGAACAAATCCTTCGCTGGACATGACTCCAATGGTGGATTTGGCCTTCTTGCTGGTGACGTTTTTCATGCTCACCACCAAGTTTGCTGCCGAGGAAGTTGTGGTAGTTGATACCCCATCTTCTACCTCGGACATCAAACTGCCGGAAAGCAACATTATTCGTTTGCTGGTTGACAAAGACAAACGTGTTTTCTTCGGTTTTGAGAGTGATAAAGCCAAGGGCTTGTTGCTAGACAAAATCGCTGCTAAATACAGCCTCTCTTTCGATGCCAAGCAGAAGAAGAATTTCGGCAACCTGAACTCTTTTGGTGTACCAGTGCAGCAGCTTGGCTCTTTGCTAAGCATGAGCACCGAGCAGCGCAAAAAGGTTACTCAGGGCGGCATTCCAATCGATTCGCTCAACAACCAGCTCATCGATTGGGTAATGGAAGCACGGAAGGCCAACCAGGAAGCCATTGCTAAGCCAACGTTCATCGCCATCAAAGGCGACAACAACGCTGATGTAGCGACGGTGAAAAAGGTCATCCAGATTCTACAGGATAAGAACATCAACCGTTTCAACCTTATCACTGACTTGGAGAACAAGCCGGTGGTGTCACGTTAA
- a CDS encoding cysteine desulfurase family protein, whose amino-acid sequence MTVYFDNAATTPLDPEVLDAMLPFMREHFGNPSSIHGHGRQVRAAIENARKSIAHLINAAPAEISFTSGGTEADNYAAFGSIRALGLKHAITSPLEHHAVLHTLQALEKYGEIQLSYVRHDEQGRFDLKHLEELLATNPRTFVSLMHANNEIGNLNDIEAIGEICARHDAVFHTDTVQTMGHYRHDVQKLKNHFLVGSAHKFHGPKGVGFLYRRSGLLVDALIHGGSQERNQRAGTENVYGIVGLAKALEIAYRGMAEHQAHIQGLKDRFISKLRQEIDGIEFNGTSAEADQSLYTVLNVSLPPSDLNEMLLFNLDINRVSVSGGSACTSGANAGSHVLTALGCDPNRGAIRFSMSKYNTADEVDYAVEQLAKMYRKVPA is encoded by the coding sequence ATGACTGTGTATTTCGATAACGCCGCTACCACACCGCTGGACCCTGAAGTGCTTGATGCCATGTTGCCCTTCATGCGCGAGCATTTCGGCAATCCGAGCAGCATCCACGGTCATGGGAGGCAGGTGCGCGCCGCCATCGAGAATGCTCGGAAATCTATTGCGCACCTCATCAATGCGGCGCCTGCTGAAATCAGCTTTACCTCGGGTGGCACTGAGGCCGACAACTATGCTGCTTTTGGGAGCATACGGGCCTTAGGCCTTAAACACGCCATTACCTCACCACTGGAACACCATGCGGTGCTTCACACATTGCAAGCGCTAGAGAAGTACGGCGAAATTCAGTTGAGCTACGTCCGTCACGACGAGCAAGGCCGCTTTGACTTAAAGCATTTAGAGGAATTGTTGGCTACTAATCCTCGCACGTTTGTGAGTTTGATGCACGCCAACAACGAAATCGGTAACCTCAACGATATTGAGGCCATTGGGGAGATATGCGCGCGCCATGACGCCGTGTTTCACACGGACACGGTGCAGACCATGGGCCACTACCGCCACGATGTGCAGAAGCTGAAAAACCATTTCCTTGTGGGCTCAGCGCATAAGTTTCACGGACCGAAAGGGGTTGGGTTCCTCTACCGTCGTTCGGGGTTGCTGGTTGATGCCTTGATTCATGGCGGTTCGCAGGAGCGCAACCAGCGCGCTGGCACCGAAAACGTGTATGGCATTGTGGGCCTAGCCAAGGCGCTGGAAATTGCCTACCGCGGCATGGCGGAACATCAGGCACATATTCAAGGGTTGAAAGACCGTTTCATCAGCAAGCTGCGTCAAGAAATTGATGGTATAGAATTCAACGGTACTTCGGCAGAAGCAGATCAAAGCCTGTATACCGTGCTGAACGTGAGCTTACCGCCTTCTGACTTGAATGAGATGTTGCTTTTCAACTTAGATATCAATCGGGTATCCGTATCGGGGGGCTCGGCGTGTACCAGTGGAGCCAACGCTGGGTCGCACGTGCTGACGGCCTTGGGCTGCGACCCAAATCGGGGGGCTATCCGCTTCTCGATGAGCAAATACAACACAGCCGATGAAGTGGATTACGCGGTTGAGCAGTTGGCAAAGATGTACCGGAAGGTGCCTGCTTAA
- the glmM gene encoding phosphoglucosamine mutase: MALIKSISGIRGTIGGAAGEGLTPLDVVKYAAAFGTWVLDKTQNNTIVIGRDARISGEMVSKLVAATLQGLGINVIDLGLSTTPTVEMAVPAKRAGGGIILTASHNPKQWNALKLLNSVGEFISDADGQQVLALGDSEDFNFASVMKLGQYSIDETFLQEHIDAILQLPLVDAEAIKAKNFRVVVDAVNSSGGFAVPMLLAALGVETVEKLFCEPTGDFAHNPEPLPENLREIAKKMEKGSFDVGIVVDPDVDRLALVNEDGTMFGEEYTLVAVADYVLQQNGGGNTVSNLSSTRALRDVTEKHGGSYAAAAVGEVNVVTKMKETNAVIGGEGNGGIIYPELHYGRDSLVGIALFLSHLAKTGLTMTRLRATYPNYYISKNKIELTPEINTGKVLELMEKRYAKQPVNTIDGVKIEFDKEWVHLRKSNTEPIIRIYAESESNATADHLANKIIADIKEIINQ; encoded by the coding sequence GTGGCACTCATCAAATCAATTTCGGGTATTCGGGGTACTATTGGCGGGGCCGCGGGGGAAGGTCTCACGCCCTTGGACGTAGTAAAATACGCGGCTGCCTTTGGAACGTGGGTACTCGACAAAACACAGAACAACACGATTGTGATTGGGCGTGATGCCCGCATATCTGGTGAGATGGTGAGCAAGCTTGTAGCCGCTACGCTGCAAGGGCTTGGTATCAATGTAATCGACTTGGGGTTAAGCACCACTCCGACTGTGGAAATGGCCGTGCCGGCTAAAAGAGCCGGTGGCGGAATTATTCTGACGGCTTCTCACAACCCAAAGCAGTGGAACGCGCTTAAATTGCTTAACAGTGTTGGAGAGTTTATTTCCGATGCCGATGGCCAGCAAGTACTGGCATTAGGTGACTCCGAAGATTTCAACTTCGCTTCTGTAATGAAGCTAGGGCAGTATAGCATTGACGAAACGTTTTTACAGGAGCACATTGATGCTATTCTGCAGCTACCACTAGTAGATGCGGAGGCTATTAAGGCTAAGAATTTTCGGGTGGTAGTAGATGCCGTGAATTCCTCGGGAGGCTTTGCTGTGCCGATGCTGCTGGCCGCACTAGGTGTAGAAACGGTAGAAAAGCTATTCTGTGAGCCCACCGGAGATTTTGCGCACAATCCTGAGCCGTTGCCAGAAAATCTGCGAGAAATAGCCAAAAAGATGGAAAAAGGCTCTTTCGACGTAGGTATCGTGGTAGACCCAGACGTGGACCGGTTGGCCTTGGTAAACGAGGACGGCACCATGTTCGGAGAAGAATACACGCTGGTGGCAGTGGCCGATTACGTATTGCAACAGAATGGCGGAGGCAACACGGTAAGCAACCTCAGCAGCACGCGGGCCCTGCGCGACGTAACCGAAAAACATGGTGGTAGCTATGCTGCTGCTGCGGTGGGCGAGGTGAACGTGGTAACCAAAATGAAGGAAACCAACGCCGTCATTGGCGGTGAAGGCAACGGGGGTATCATCTATCCGGAGCTACACTACGGCCGCGACTCTTTGGTAGGTATTGCGCTGTTCTTAAGCCACCTGGCCAAGACGGGGCTAACCATGACGCGTTTGCGAGCCACGTACCCAAACTATTACATCTCGAAAAATAAGATCGAGCTAACCCCCGAAATCAATACCGGCAAGGTGTTGGAGTTGATGGAGAAACGCTACGCCAAGCAACCCGTCAACACCATCGACGGCGTCAAAATCGAATTCGACAAGGAGTGGGTGCATCTGCGTAAGTCGAATACCGAGCCGATTATTCGCATCTATGCCGAGTCGGAATCCAATGCTACCGCCGACCATCTGGCCAACAAGATCATTGCCGACATAAAAGAAATTATCAATCAGTAA
- a CDS encoding ExbD/TolR family protein, with product MAEIQQSSGGDKGGKKRAKKMSTRIDMTPMVDLAFLLLTFFILTASFNKPNVMQLTMPVKEKNPEEQTVLKASDAFTILMSENDKLYYYEGLLDKDVKPELKLSNYSADGIRKVLLARQRQNPKTVILIKPDDKSNYKNMVDILDEMNITNQTKYALVDVSKADEELIKSSGL from the coding sequence ATGGCAGAAATACAACAGTCCAGCGGGGGCGACAAAGGCGGGAAGAAGCGGGCCAAAAAGATGTCGACTCGTATCGACATGACCCCCATGGTGGACTTGGCCTTTTTGCTTCTTACCTTCTTCATCCTGACGGCTTCGTTCAACAAGCCGAACGTGATGCAGTTAACAATGCCCGTGAAGGAAAAGAACCCCGAAGAACAAACCGTTCTGAAGGCCTCCGACGCCTTTACGATTTTGATGAGTGAGAACGACAAGCTTTACTATTATGAAGGCCTCCTCGATAAGGATGTGAAGCCTGAATTAAAGCTTTCCAATTACTCAGCAGATGGCATTCGGAAAGTATTGTTGGCTCGGCAGCGTCAGAACCCTAAAACGGTAATTCTGATCAAGCCAGACGACAAGTCCAACTACAAGAACATGGTGGACATCTTGGACGAGATGAACATTACCAACCAGACTAAATATGCGCTGGTGGACGTGTCGAAAGCAGACGAAGAATTAATTAAAAGTTCTGGGCTATGA
- a CDS encoding energy transducer TonB, with product MMDNTQIARASLNDIVFEGRNKAYGAYVLRRLYSKHVTRALLIAVAVFALLVSFPLIARLFKDETVVEDDKMLKENVLMDAPPLDQTKPPPPPPPPEAPPPPPPKLSTIKFTPPVVKKDEEVKKVEEIPDQKELEDKVVSTVTVKGNTDNPIDLNGLAGEGNAVVEEVVEQKVYQYVEQMPVFPGGQDALLAAIQKGATYPALALRNQIEGKVFISFVVGPDGSVTDVKVQKGIGGGCDESAVASVKKLPKFSPGKQNGRAVSVSYTVPVTFAIK from the coding sequence ATGATGGATAACACCCAAATAGCGCGGGCGAGCCTCAACGACATCGTTTTCGAGGGCCGTAACAAGGCCTACGGAGCGTACGTACTGCGGCGCTTGTACTCCAAGCACGTCACGCGCGCCCTTCTCATCGCCGTTGCCGTTTTCGCACTGTTAGTGAGCTTCCCGCTGATTGCGCGGTTGTTCAAAGACGAGACAGTGGTGGAAGACGACAAGATGCTGAAGGAAAACGTCCTGATGGATGCCCCTCCATTGGACCAAACGAAACCACCGCCACCGCCGCCGCCACCGGAGGCGCCACCACCGCCACCACCGAAACTCTCCACTATCAAATTCACTCCTCCTGTCGTTAAGAAAGACGAAGAAGTGAAAAAGGTAGAAGAGATTCCAGATCAGAAGGAACTGGAAGACAAAGTGGTTTCGACGGTTACCGTGAAAGGCAATACCGATAACCCTATTGACCTGAACGGTCTAGCAGGAGAAGGTAACGCCGTGGTAGAGGAAGTAGTAGAGCAGAAAGTTTATCAGTACGTGGAGCAAATGCCCGTGTTCCCTGGTGGACAAGATGCTTTGCTTGCTGCTATCCAGAAAGGTGCTACTTACCCAGCACTTGCTCTCCGCAATCAGATTGAAGGCAAAGTCTTCATTTCGTTTGTAGTAGGTCCGGATGGCTCCGTAACAGACGTAAAGGTGCAAAAAGGCATTGGCGGAGGTTGCGACGAATCTGCAGTTGCTTCAGTGAAAAAGCTTCCTAAGTTTTCTCCTGGTAAGCAGAACGGACGTGCTGTAAGTGTATCCTACACTGTACCGGTAACTTTCGCTATCAAGTAA
- a CDS encoding tetratricopeptide repeat protein, which translates to MNFKPWNISFLVALSVSGTAAYAQTPQKAIELERYSEARSALLKQGQSPEASFELGRLYQMRDMPDSAAFYFSRVPQDPKNPMTMVAAGRAALAKGNAAEAQAQFDKAVKASKGKDVKVFTMIAQAYGESDIKADNAKALAYVQAAEKISKGKDDPALMIARGDIYAQSEQGGGEAMNSYERALLADPNSALANYRKGELNVRARNYNDARTSFEKAIAIDPNYAPAYNALAETYFYAGKYDDALATFQKYQGVAEKSPGTDAKYASFLFLTKKYPEALVEVDKVLARNPQDVTMNRLKAYSLFETGKNAEALTSMEAYMKLVPAEKLITEDYVYYGKMLSKAGRAEEGTATIQKAIAKDPKKAAELQNELAQAYMLQKNYPAAIAAYKAKMKADEKPELTDQIRLAVAYGGNKQYTQADSLYNAVLVARPTYVPGYLMRAKANYALDPDSKQGLAKPHYEKFIELAKADPAKYKDGLVEANEYLGYYYYAKGEKTTAAPYYEQVLSLDPGNANAQKVIASMKAPAKATSKAAPKK; encoded by the coding sequence ATGAACTTCAAGCCCTGGAATATCTCGTTCCTCGTTGCCTTGTCAGTTTCCGGCACTGCCGCTTACGCTCAGACTCCTCAGAAAGCCATTGAACTTGAGCGTTACAGCGAAGCCCGGTCTGCCCTGCTCAAGCAAGGTCAGTCTCCTGAGGCCTCGTTTGAATTAGGCCGCCTGTATCAGATGCGTGATATGCCTGATTCGGCTGCCTTTTATTTCAGCCGGGTTCCTCAGGATCCTAAGAACCCCATGACCATGGTAGCTGCTGGTCGCGCTGCTTTAGCTAAAGGCAACGCTGCCGAAGCTCAGGCTCAGTTCGACAAGGCAGTGAAAGCTAGCAAAGGCAAAGACGTCAAAGTCTTCACCATGATTGCGCAAGCATATGGTGAGTCTGATATCAAAGCAGACAATGCAAAAGCACTAGCATACGTACAAGCCGCCGAGAAAATCAGCAAAGGCAAAGACGATCCAGCACTGATGATTGCTCGCGGCGACATCTATGCCCAATCAGAGCAAGGTGGTGGCGAGGCGATGAACAGCTATGAGCGGGCTCTGCTAGCAGACCCCAACAGCGCGCTGGCAAACTACCGTAAAGGAGAGCTGAACGTACGTGCTCGTAACTACAACGATGCCCGTACTTCGTTCGAGAAAGCCATTGCCATAGATCCAAACTACGCCCCTGCATACAATGCTTTGGCTGAAACCTATTTCTATGCTGGTAAGTACGACGACGCACTGGCCACTTTCCAGAAGTACCAGGGAGTAGCTGAAAAGTCGCCTGGCACTGATGCTAAGTACGCTTCGTTCCTATTCCTGACGAAGAAGTATCCTGAAGCTCTTGTGGAAGTGGATAAAGTTCTGGCCCGCAATCCGCAGGACGTAACCATGAACCGTCTGAAGGCATACTCGCTGTTTGAAACCGGTAAGAATGCCGAGGCTCTCACCTCTATGGAAGCGTACATGAAGTTGGTACCAGCTGAAAAGCTGATTACCGAAGACTATGTGTACTACGGCAAAATGCTGTCGAAAGCAGGTCGTGCAGAAGAAGGCACTGCTACCATTCAGAAGGCTATAGCCAAGGATCCGAAGAAAGCTGCTGAACTGCAGAACGAGCTTGCTCAGGCGTATATGCTGCAGAAAAACTACCCAGCTGCCATTGCTGCTTACAAAGCCAAGATGAAAGCTGATGAGAAGCCAGAACTCACCGACCAGATTCGCTTGGCAGTGGCTTACGGCGGAAACAAGCAGTACACGCAAGCAGACAGCCTGTACAATGCAGTGCTTGTAGCTCGGCCTACTTACGTACCAGGTTACTTGATGCGTGCAAAAGCTAACTACGCACTGGATCCAGACTCCAAGCAGGGCCTCGCTAAGCCTCACTACGAGAAGTTCATCGAACTTGCTAAGGCTGATCCAGCAAAGTACAAGGATGGTTTGGTAGAAGCCAATGAGTACTTAGGCTACTACTACTATGCTAAAGGTGAAAAAACCACTGCTGCTCCTTACTACGAGCAAGTGTTGTCTCTTGACCCAGGCAATGCCAATGCGCAGAAGGTTATTGCTTCGATGAAAGCCCCAGCAAAGGCCACTTCTAAAGCAGCACCGAAGAAGTAA
- a CDS encoding MotA/TolQ/ExbB proton channel family protein, translating into MEQKNATNKNVRPTAPTAAQGEAKGGSAFAAIVIPLAFVVAILIYIFVLGNAGNFVGGNNANAALPGNYLGIVYKGGVIVPVLMSLFLMVLIFSIERLLTIGKAKGSKSIESFVRTIRQKLNVNDITGAIAACDQQKGSVANVVKSGLLKYQEMARERGLDKDQKILAIQKEIEESTALELPMLEKNLVIISTIASVSTLVGLLGTVFGMIKAFSALAQAGSPDAVALAEGISEALINTAIGIAGSALAIIAYNFFTSKIDELTYSIDEAGFSIIQTFASQHGEKETYTA; encoded by the coding sequence ATGGAACAAAAGAATGCCACAAACAAAAACGTGCGGCCTACCGCTCCTACTGCCGCACAAGGTGAGGCAAAAGGTGGCTCCGCATTTGCTGCTATCGTCATTCCGCTGGCATTCGTTGTTGCCATCCTCATTTACATCTTTGTATTGGGCAACGCAGGCAACTTCGTAGGTGGTAACAATGCCAACGCAGCACTACCAGGCAACTACCTCGGCATCGTTTACAAAGGAGGCGTTATCGTACCTGTACTGATGTCGCTCTTCCTGATGGTATTGATCTTCTCGATCGAGCGTTTGTTGACCATCGGTAAAGCCAAAGGCAGCAAGAGCATTGAAAGCTTCGTACGTACCATCCGTCAGAAGCTAAACGTAAACGACATCACGGGTGCTATTGCCGCCTGCGACCAGCAGAAAGGTTCGGTAGCTAACGTAGTAAAGTCAGGCCTGCTGAAGTATCAGGAAATGGCTCGTGAGCGTGGTTTGGACAAAGACCAGAAGATCTTGGCTATCCAGAAGGAAATCGAAGAGTCTACGGCTCTGGAATTGCCTATGCTAGAAAAGAACTTGGTTATCATCTCTACCATTGCTTCGGTTTCGACGCTGGTAGGTCTGCTCGGTACTGTATTCGGTATGATCAAGGCCTTCTCGGCACTTGCCCAGGCTGGTAGCCCTGACGCCGTAGCACTTGCTGAAGGTATCTCGGAAGCGTTGATCAACACGGCTATCGGTATCGCCGGTTCAGCTCTGGCTATCATCGCTTACAACTTCTTCACCAGCAAAATTGACGAGCTGACTTACAGCATCGACGAAGCTGGCTTCAGCATTATTCAGACCTTCGCCTCGCAGCACGGCGAAAAGGAAACTTACACGGCCTAG
- the mazG gene encoding nucleoside triphosphate pyrophosphohydrolase codes for MDYNSPDRRPAQLAAFGRLLDVLERLRAECPWDKKQTLESLRHLTIEETYELSDAIIRNDLPDLKKEIGDVFLHLIFYAKIASETGHFDVADVLNAQCDKLIFRHPHIYGEVRADTEDDVKRNWEQLKLKEKGNTSVLGGVPTSLPALVKAMRIQEKARGAGFDWEKPDQVWDKVQEELGEFEAEFAHADPASINQERAAAEFGDLLFSLINFARHAGINPEEALERTNRKFINRFQYLEKEAARDGHQLQDLTLAQMDVYWEQAKKYNFASTSSIDKN; via the coding sequence ATGGACTACAACTCGCCTGACCGCCGCCCAGCCCAGTTAGCCGCTTTCGGCCGCTTACTCGACGTGCTGGAGCGCCTACGCGCCGAATGCCCCTGGGACAAAAAGCAAACCTTGGAAAGTTTGCGTCATCTCACCATTGAAGAGACGTACGAGCTAAGTGATGCCATCATCCGCAACGACCTCCCCGACCTAAAAAAGGAGATTGGCGATGTCTTTTTGCATTTGATTTTTTACGCCAAAATAGCGTCTGAAACCGGCCATTTTGATGTAGCCGATGTGTTAAACGCGCAATGCGACAAGCTGATTTTTCGCCATCCCCACATCTACGGCGAGGTCAGAGCAGATACGGAAGACGACGTAAAGCGGAATTGGGAGCAGTTAAAACTGAAAGAAAAAGGCAACACGTCCGTACTTGGCGGCGTACCTACCTCGCTGCCTGCGCTCGTGAAAGCGATGCGCATTCAGGAAAAAGCCCGCGGAGCGGGCTTCGATTGGGAAAAACCCGACCAAGTATGGGACAAGGTACAGGAAGAGTTAGGAGAGTTTGAAGCTGAATTTGCTCACGCCGACCCAGCTTCCATCAATCAGGAGCGGGCAGCCGCTGAATTTGGTGACTTACTATTTTCGCTCATCAACTTTGCTCGCCACGCTGGTATCAATCCAGAAGAAGCGCTCGAACGCACTAACAGAAAATTTATTAACAGGTTTCAATACCTTGAGAAAGAGGCCGCTCGGGATGGGCACCAGTTACAGGATTTAACTCTTGCTCAAATGGATGTATATTGGGAACAGGCAAAAAAATATAACTTCGCTTCTACTTCGTCCATAGATAAAAACTAG